A genomic region of Raphanus sativus cultivar WK10039 chromosome 6, ASM80110v3, whole genome shotgun sequence contains the following coding sequences:
- the LOC108808449 gene encoding uncharacterized protein At3g60930, chloroplastic-like has product MSSFSFPSPTITQEHIEKLYSSLGVDRAVVCELASDHETPKTARNGYGGAYLSFFETCGLSFPIPRQLLEILAGLGISLTQLCPNLLRHLLAILVRAREEKLLFELEELHSLYLIKRNQKNPGTFLASPRPGLHVIGGTPYRDDQWRDQFSVFKVDSSTVGDFDFSLLPRRWAETIAHPRVSPVSDQLRGTVAVLKRGDTDWSLFTREQIRTLNSFPVGLGIAPAISGPVGLLEEAERSDHKEPTSPEEIIARPNTSHSERCSFWRSLRTRASVSRKAPVDPTPICLGSDSEEDMPAREHGSARTSRSASPRPSQPASQRPSQPAPKRSKRRRVGRSDRSPLYETSSGPKHDGTSSQGFGTPLFSSLEEEDAYTKVAEANAKVMEACNDLVLKMAERTETSQRDAVGVKNDAEIDRISLDFKRISAELEIAKRENKEEVEKINSMMAEWVKVCDEKSALEVEVAAQRTKIARLEAERDRDIRSARREMSRQYAKMLKSLGEKWSNKERETAARIQLQEVIANIDLLNKIKEGSCDVDGELARLQDLERGCEAAVESCPSSSWTISELDLPQVPEELDLGGPSNAGGDVGP; this is encoded by the exons ATGTCTTCCTTTTCGTTCCCAAGTCCGACGATCACGCAAGAGCATATTGAAAAGTTATACTCCTCGCTTGGAGTAGATCGCGCCGTGGTCTGTGAACTTGCTTCCGATCATGAGACTCCGAAGACCGCCAGAAACGGGTATGGCGGAGCATATCTCAGCTTCTTCGAGACTTGCGGGCTTTCTTTCCCGATTCCGAGACAGCTGCTAGAGATTCTCGCCGGTCTTGGGATTTCTCTTACGCAGCTATGCCCGAACCTTCTTCGACATCTCCTAGCGATCCTCGTGAGGGCCAGAGAGGAGAAGCTTTTGTTTGAGTTGGAAGAGTTACACAGCCTATATCTCATAAAGCGCAACCAGAAGAATCCTGGGACGTTCTTGGCATCTCCCCGTCCTGGCCTCCATGTGATTGGTGGGACACCCTATCGGGATGATCAGTGGCGAGATCAATTCTCTGTTTTCAAGGTCGACTCGTCCACAGTGGGAGATTTTGATTTTTCCCTGCTCCCTCGACGCTGGGCCGAAACTATCG ctCATCCGAGGGTTTCTCCGGTGTCCGATCAACTTCGAGGAACGGTGGCTGTCTTGAAGCGCGGGGACACCGATTGGTCATTGTTTACCAGGGAACAAATTCGTACTTTGAACTCGTTTCCCGTCGGTCTAGGTATAGCTCCCGCGATCTCGGGGCCGGTCGGGTTGCTCGAGGAGGCCGAGCGTTCTGATCATAAGGAGCCTACCTCTCCGGAAGAAATTATTGCTCGTCCTAACACGAGTCATTCTGAGAGATGCTCGTTTTGGAGATCACTCAGAACAAGGGCGTCTGTTTCAAGGAAAGCGCCAGTGGATCCTACCCCGATATGTTTGGGCTCCGATTCGGAGGAGGATATGCCAGCTCGCGAGCACGGATCTGCCAGGACTTCGCGAAGTGCTTCGCCGAGACCGTCGCAACCTGCTTCGCAGAGACCGTCGCAACCTGCTCCCAAGAGGTCGAAAAGACGGAGAGTAGGGAGGAGCGATCGTTCCCCTTTATATGAGACTAGTTCTGGTCCTAAACATGATGGGACTAGCTCTCAAGGTTTTGGGACACCGCTTTTCTCTTCCTTGGAAGAGGAAGATGCTTATACCAAGGTCGCCGAAGCAAATGCCAAG GTCATGGAGGCTTGTAACGACCTGGTTCTGAAGATGGCGGAGCGCACAGAGACCTCTCAGAGAGAtgctgttggggtcaaaaacg atGCGGAGATTGATCGGATCTCCCTTGACTTCAAGAGGATCTCCGCTGAACTTGAGATCGCCAAGAGGGAGAACAAGGAGGAGGTCGAGAAGATCAATTCCATGATGGCAGAGTGGGTGAAAGTTTGTGATGAGAAGTCGGCTTTAGAAGTCGAGGTCGCTGCTCAACGGACCAAAATTGCGAGGCTTGAAGCCGAGAGGGACCGAGACATTCGCTCCGCTCGTCGTGAGATGTCGCGTCAGTATGCGAAGATGCTGAAATCTCTGGGAGAGAAGTGGTCCAACAAAGAGAGGGAGACGGCGGCTAGAATTCAGCTTCAAGAGGTGATTGCCAACATTGATCTTCTGAACAAGATCAAAGAGGGCAGCTGCGACGTTGATGGGGAGTTGGCTCGCTTGCAAGATTTGGAGAGAGGCTGTGAAGCAGCCGTTGAGTCCTGTCCCTCCTCGAGTTGGACTATCTCCGAGCTTGATCTTCCGCAAGTACCGGAGGAGTTAGACCTTGGGGGGCCGTCAAACGCGGGAGGCGATGTTGGCCCTtaa